CCATCATTAGGGGATTTGTTTGCATGAAACCAGCAGCCCAGCACGCAGAGCGGCAGAATTGAAGCGTACGAAGTTTCTGAAGGAAAGTTCGGACGTACATGACATCATTGTACCGTgttatttgttttaaaaaaagtgCTGTACATCTTTCGTGAGAAAGACTCCACAGGATCGATTTGGCCGGTGCTTCTGCAGTGGCTTTCTACACGATGGAAACACTACTGTACTGTGCATCGGGCAGCTACCCCGACGTCGACCGAGTGAGTCGTCGGCGTCGAGATTTCTCACGAGGCTCGCTCCATTCGGACGATGGTCCAGGCCGGCGGTGGGATTTTAGATGCGATCCAAGACGACTTGGATTTTTCCGTGACCATCTTCGCGCGGACCACCACTACACGCTAATTAATACAGCCGGAGCCGGGCCGCACGCTACCACGTTTGCCTCGTCGTAGGCCGTAGCCCCGTGTGTGGACGTCCATGCGGCCACCGGTGACCGGTGTGGTGGGTggtctcctctccctctcggtCGAGATGTATCGTCGTCCCGGCTGATCGCTGGCTTGCATGCATGCCGCGACGGCCGTCGTCGCCCTGGCAAGAGACCGACCGCTAAATGAACAGGGCCCGTACGCCAACCAACCATCACCGCACCGGATCGACCTGCTCGCGCGGCGTCTGTGTGGCGGATGTGTACGGAATACCTATGGATACGACCGCGGAAGACGACGCCATGCTCGCCCGGGCCGTCCACGACGTCCGCCGCGCGCGGCAAGTCCGTAGGGCGTGGTGATGGGCTGACCGGGCCCCTCCCTAGCCCGAACGGTCAAACTGGGCTGGCAGTCACATTCAAGGCCCGTCACGCGGAGTGTCATAACTGTTGACATAATGGGCCAACCACACGCCACCGACCAATTTGGCACACACCACCACAGGATCATACTGTTTGCTCCTTCTACACGGCCCAGAGCCTAATGGGCAGAACATGCAGGTACTAATCCTCCAAATTTAGCCCAGACAAAGTTTACCTTAGCTAGAGAGGAACTTAGAAGTTGGCAAAGAGAATGAAATGTTTTATCCAATGACCAGTCTCCCCCACCTCGCTCCTCACCGATAAATCTCTACTGCAACTAGTGGTCAGAATAACACGTTAGTGGCAAATGTTGACATCAAAAGCCGGCACGTATAAGAGTGCATGAATACGTGTAAATATTTTctagttttttaaaaaagaaattagTTTCCGAAAAAATGTGAGTCCCGATAATCCGTTATGTGTCACCAGTCACCACCACCGGGAACTCTCAACCTGGAACGGCCGCCACCTCAGGCAAGCGGGTCGTCTGAGCCTCACAAAATCCGTCCTAATTTCCCAACCAGCGCACCTGCCGATGGTGATTAAAACGTCTAAAGACCTTTTGGAGGAACTGGACAAGCTGAGGAAGAGGTCTGGGCGGGCGACGGAGGCCTCGCATGTGCAAAATGTAAAGTTAACTGGGTGCGCAGCTGCCTCCCGAAGGAGAACGGAGGTCTCGGGATACTAAGGCCCGGTTTggaaagggggtgttaaagtttaacacccgacttttaacactttttaacactttcaTATCCAAACACTTATGTTAAAAgtgaggtgttaaagtttaacaccctattTTTCATAaaggggtgttaaaacttgctaaaggtgttaaaagtggtccccctttTCACTTTTTTCcaggttaccccttctctcccctccctctctctccgccggccataaataAGGGGgtaatggagtcatttcccaccaaaaggtgttaaagtttaacacatcatccaaacacccaatgtgttaaactttagcactctatttgagagtgttaaatctttaacacttgttaaattttaacacagggTGTATCCAAATAGGCCCTTAGATAGCTTTGCGACAGCACTACTGCAGTGGCTATGGCACGAGTGGGCAAATGACGACAAGGCCGGGGTTGGAACCGAAATACCATGCGATGACACTGGTCGACTCCTCTTCGCTGCATGTACAACTATAAGCGTTAGGAGATGGAAGGAAGACTAGCTTCTGTCGCTCTGGTTGGGTCGAGGGTCGCCGACCAAAAGACATTGCTCCGAACCTTTTTGCCCGCGCTAGAAATAAAAAGAGGAAAGTGGCGGAAGCGCTTAACGGCAACAAATGGATCTCATACCTCAACATGACCAGTGGAATCTCACTTATACATCTCAGCGAGTTCATCGATCTTTGGAATATGATTCGGAATGAACATCTATGACCGGAAATCGACGACCAAATACACTGGAAGCTCACCAACAACGGAATATACACGGTGGTATCGGCTTACAAGGCTCAGTTCATTAGCCGCACCAAAGCGCCCCGCACCAACACCATCTGGCAATAATGAGCACCGtcaaagtgcaaattctttgCGCGGCTCATCACCCAGAATCATATCCGGACCTCAAATCGACTCGCTCGACGTGGTTGGACTTACAGCCCATCTTGCCTTCTATGTTGATGAACAAGCAAAACGGCCAAGCACCTACTAGCAGACTGTCGATACACGAAAAGAATCTGGTTGCTGATGGCTCAATGGGTAGGGACCCCAAGCATCCACCCCTCAAAGCAGAGACCATGCGCCACACCGCTCAAAATGGTGGACCAACACAACTACCTCGCCGAGCGTACTGCGAAAAGCTCTGTGAAGCCTCACGCTACTAATTATCTAGGAGTTGTGGAAGAAGAGGAACGCAAGAATTTTCGATCGCCACGAGGCTTCTCCGACGTCCCTTTTTGCTAACATCAGGCAGGATCCTAGATCCTGGCCGATGCAAAGGACCTAGCGACTCTTTTATCCCGCGAGTAGTCTTTTCTATTTTTCGAACCGGCTAGCCGGCTTGTACACATCTTTGCTTTATCAATGAAATATGCACTGTCTTAGTGCCCGTTCGTTAAAAATAAAATCAGTCAATTGGAGTTGGAGATTGCACGGACAGTAGTCCAATCGTACATACGCAAGCAGCTTTACGTCagcaaactctctctctctacagAGTGCAATCAGCTAGCGGGTATCACGGGTCAATGATTCACGTAATTTGCTCCATGCTGACCGCACATGCATGCATTGCATCATCCATCATCACAGACTTGTTCCTCCTCCGCTCCGATCCGGTCGTCGGCGTGATCGTGACTCTACGAAACTAAccaccttgtcagttgtcacCACTGGACCTTGGCCCAACGCCCGTTTTTGTCCGATCCGGTCCGGCAGGGCAACTCATGCACGGGATCACCTCCGGCCCCGAGAGGGCCAGAGGCCGGATGCCACGCCGGCCAGTCGTTTCGAGCCGAGACATGGGCCGGAGGGAGTAGGGGGTGTTTGCTAACCATAAGTTGCCACATCTAATATTAAACTTGCCACGTCTAATTTGGTAAGTGTTTAGTTGAAGAATAAAATGGGGCCACGCCATAGCCAGTCCGCATCGCTACAGCGCGAGAGAAGATAATTCTTTTTTATCGATTTCTTTAATGTATTGTTCTGCTGCCTGTCAGAGGAGCAGCACTGGCGCGGAGCCTCTAGCTCCTCCATCGGTGGAGAAATatgttgtatttttcttttttagcacCATTAGATTAATTTGGTAGCCATGTTGATTATATGTTTACAATAAAATCTGGACAACACGAGGTGTTCATTCTTGAATGTAAAAATGGGTTAACATTCATTCttatttcaacaaaaaaattacagataaaaaaaaatccgtTGTCTCATTACACTCGTTGCAATAGGAGTTTTCACTTTAACAATATTTTTACTAACACATGTTAGTATGTTGATTTACCTGCTGAAAATAAATGATCTGAGGTGTTTTTACTAATATATGGCTAGCAACTAAATAGATGTCACAATTTTTTGCCAAACATTCATGGCCGGCAATCTAAACAGCGACCACACTAATTTTGCCACACCTTAGTTACCAACCAAGCAATTTATTTTTACCTTACAATGTGTCTTGCCACGATGTAGCTGGTACCTAATGTCAGGTGTGGCGAATTATGGCCGTCAACGGCGGCACGTTCCGGATGGCACCAAGGCAAGAGGGCCTGCACGTACGAGAAGACATGGAGCACGCGCGCAATAAACAACGTGCTCCAGTCGCGTGTGCACAGTGCACGGCACAGCCGCCTCCCCGGCCTGCCCTACGCTGACACTCGTGCCCTCATTTAATAGCTCGGCCCGGTGTGTTGGCTCGCACGCCTCTCCCGAGTGCCGCAGCAGCCAGCTCCGTCTTCTCGTCGGTAGACGACGATCAAGCTAGCTCTTTGCGATGGTGAGCGGGTGGACGAAGAAGACGACCTCGTTGCTGCGTaaatggagggcggcggcggcggttctggtggtggtcgtggcggccgtcTTCGTCGCCGGCTGCGTGGCGACGGAAGAGGCGGCGCCGCAGCGGATCCTGCTGGACACGGACATGGACACCGACGACTTGCTTGCGCTGCTCTACATCCTCAAGCAGGACCGATCCGAGTTCGACCTCAAGGTACGTTAGCGATGAGTGCTTAGTAAGTACAGTACTAAAATTTTTCGATCTCCTTGCATCGTCGTCTGTTGTGCTTTGCATCCGGAGCATCAGGCATCAGCTAGGATTGTAATGCGCTTCAAATATGGCGTGGTTTTCCTCGCTTCTCAGAGCAAGAAAGCAAGGATTTCGATGCTTTCTGTTCAAACTTAGCTTAGCATACTAGTGTCGCCGTTAACTAACTAATGATCGTAGCAACGCAACGAGAGATGATCGCCAGATCTCTTTGAAGGAGCAAAGCAAAATGCGTGCAACGGGAGAGAGGTATAGATCGATCGACGAAGAATATCATCGTACTCTGCGTGTATGTTCATTCGTCGCGTCTGTATCGTCGATGCACAGCCTCTGTAGTCCGTGCCAGCTTGGGCCAGGCATTCATTAATTCATTCACCGCCTGGTCTCGATGGCTTGGTTGCACGTCCAAACAAGGCCGCGTCTGTTGCCTTTGCCTAGCGAGTGTAGCTGTGCAGAGCGAGAGCACTGCAcactgcagcctgcaggaggACAGGACTCCAAGGTCACGTCATTGATCAAATGATCAGCATAGTTACATATTTGCCGGAGATTGTTCGATCTAACTCCTCACATTGTTCAGTTCTCAATGAAccctaatctttttttttcggCCACAAGAATTTCCGTGCTTAGAGAAGTCTACCATTCCCGGTTCTCAAGTCAACGAAATCTCACTCAATCCCCGAAATATCCCATCCAAGTTGGGTTCCCATTTCCCAAATGAGTACCTCTACAGTAACAGCGTTCCAAACCTtgtaaaaaaaaggaattgtTCCTTCAAGAGTACTTCCACTGCACCTCGGTCTATGAACAGATTAGCACACGATCGAAGAGAGAATCAATCTCCCAACTGCAAAATCTTCTTGCCTAAGATAAACAAAAGCACTGATATAGTTCGATGCACTGTCATTAGTCGAGCATGATATACATATAAAATACAGTATATACTAGCTGTAGATAAGACAGTGATAGAGCATCTCGATCCCTGTCTTAGGCTTTGACCAAATGGTTCtgcatgtgtatatatatgtagtgTTCTTAATATATACACCGCCCACACCGCAGCATATCCTCGAAAAGAATCTGTGAGAGAGGAACTATATAAGTAATTTACAAAGAGAATTTTGTGCGGTTTAAATTGTCGGTTGAAAATGCGTGTAGTATATATACATACTCTATATGTAGTAGCAAAACTTTCTGATTCTTTTCCTCTTATGCTAAGAGATGCACCGGATCATCACCCATATCTGTATCGATTTGTTTAGGCTACTGCCGCTCTTTTATATTAAAAGGAGATATTTCACGGGGAATGCTTTCGTGCTTGAAAGGAGGGGAACGTATTTGGTTCAAACCATCTAGTCCGTGCAACCTTGAAAACTATGGATCAAgaccacaagatgctaatccaatggataggaTTAGTGGTGCTGCCTCAAAAGTGGCTGGTGGGTGGAGGAGCTTAGCTGCAAAATATTCCCACCACTAAtcctatccattggattagcatcttgtggtcTTGATTCATAGTTTCAAAGGTTGCACGGGGTAAATGGTTTGCACGAGATACGTTCCCCGACGAAGAGCGTGCAACTTCTAGAGTTAGTAATTCAGTGGCAAATCAGGGATCAGTCGTAGGGTCAGCTTAGACCATAATTTTGGGTAGACCGCATGACTAACGAGAACAGTTTCTTCATATCCTTATATGGACTTCAATTAACCTACTAAGAATACACGATCACCTAACTAGCTCTGCAACTAGGTGATGAGGCTGCATGGGGTGGTGCGTGTTGCATGATTGCATCCTAAACATGGCCTTTCGGTACATGCCAACAATCCGTCAGGCAATTGGTCAATGGGCTAGTTATAGTGAAAAACATGTTAAATTCTGTAATATTCTGTGCATGTTAAGTTCTCTGCATTTTAAAAGGTGAATATACAAGTGTTTCATGAATGGATTCTAGCTTGATTTTCTTTTGAGCATAATCTAGCTCGATTGCTTCGGTTATTTTTTTGAGAGTTTTTttcattactttttttttgagaaaggGTTGGATTTAATTGATACAAAGGCTATTACATCCAGCACCTTGACAGGGTACCCCTGAGTAAGAAAGAGTTAAGAGTCGTCAAAACTGAAAAGCCCAGTTAGTTCTGAAATGTGGGCTCAGGTTGGGCTCCCGTAGACAGACTCAGGTCTCTCGATGGCCTGCCTTCTCGTAGATGGGCCGGCGAGGTGAGGGTGACTGACtggtgggagggagggaggtcaGGTGGTGGATGgcatgccgccggccgccgcaaccGCCAggccgcgcggccggccggtcacCCGAGACGAGTGCTAGGGCACGCGCGGCGAGTCAGAGTGCCTTGCGATGCCGGTCACTGAAGGGAGGCGGAAGCCGGCTGCGGGGCATCATGGCGGCGCAGCCTCGGCGGCAGGCGAATCCAAAACGGGTCGCGCCAGTGCGCTCTGCACCTCTGCGTTTTCTCCACGGGTCTCAATGACACCCGCGGATGGATGAGGAGCTCGCTTGAGTGGGGTGGGGCAGAGGCCAATCGGTTGAAGTGGCAGAATGGTGAGATACCAAGGAGGCCTGTTCTCTCTTCACCATCCACCACAAAGACAAATATGAGATATTTGGGATCAAATGTGGTCCTTTTGAGGAGTCTCAGTAGTCAGATTGGGATATTGTCATACTAGGATAATGCACTTAGTCAGCTACTTTGCCTCTTGATTCTGCATATTTCTGATGGTATGGATGGTGCACTGGTGGTAGTGCTCCAATTGATCAGCCCGTTGTAGTTCCTAGAAGAGCCGTCGGTCGCTAGCTGAATGTAACTGGTGCTGTTAGGAACTTCAAGTTTGAGAAGAGAATGCACAGTGATTGATTCGAGGAATCGAGGGCAATATGTGTGGTGGTCCTCGATTGCTGTAATCATGATGGTGCTGCCAAGCTTTGTTTATTGTGTTGATCTCAGAAGAGGTTGTCTCTGGAGGCTTTGCCAGGGAGTGTAAAGCTGGTAGTTTTAGTTGAATGTTTCTGTTCTGTTTCACTTGTTTGTTCCAGTAACCTCACTGCATGTGTGAGTTTATATGTTTCTATTACCAGACCCTAGACACTGCTTTGTATCACTATCTCTGCTTCAGTCTTTTTTTAACAAGATAAACTTCAGAGCTGGAGCAACTTTTGCTGGAGTCCAGTTGTTCTATAATGCATGATACATTTTCTTGTTTACATAAGCAGGCAGTTACCATCAATGTGAATGCGTGGAGTGATGCTGGACATGCTGCGAATCATCTGTATGATATACTCTATATGATGGGCCGTGATGACATCCCAGTTGGAGTTGGTGGTGATGATGGAATATCAGATTCTGGCACCATACATCCAAATGTCGGTGGTTATTTTCCACTGATTGATCAGGTACAAAGTTCTATCTTACCGTCCTCTGTAACTTTGTTATCTAGAGACTACTCATCTCTCAAGAAAGGGGATTTATCATTTCTCTTGTTTAATTCCTAGAAACTAACATTAGGTTAATATTTAGGGCATGGCAACATTTGGAGGCTGTCGGTACAGGCAAGCTATTCCACTAGAAGGTGGTGGACGGTTGGATGTAAACACAAACTTTGGAATCAGAAGGGGTTTCCTTCCACAGGTAACGCATCACTTTTTGTTTCCCTTGTCGATGCTCAAGTAGATCTCTATATGCAGTGGAGGAGCTTGGATTGAAAATGAGTGGGGGTCAATCAAGTAACAGAGGGGGGCAGAATTAAGGGCTTCTTAAAGAAATTTCCTAACCAGGGTGGGGCATGTCCTACTTTGGCCAGCACTAAGCTCCGCCCCTGTCTACAGGTCTCTCAGAATGAAAATGCACATGTTGGCAAATTCCCATGTCCTAAAATTGGTCAATTAGTTTATCGCTGCAACATCTGACAGCTTATTTGAtttctaaaataaataaattaaagttTGGCTGTTGACTCAGTACTAtcacttgaaaaaaaaaagatcctaATCCATATGGAACATGTGCCAAACACACTTTGGTCCTATGTTTCCCTTTTATTTTCACTAGCTTAGGCATTTCATGCTGCTAAGTGGAGTTGAAATTGTGTAAACTATCAGCATGAATTATTTACCATGAGAGCTTGCTCTGCATTCTTCTTGTAATATATATTTTCGTTAGTCTTGGGAGCTCCTTTCAGGTTATTTCATGGACCTTTCCATTATCCTTTGAGACTTATGGAAAGCATATTGTAAAGATTAAAAATATAGAAAGGTGGCCACTAGAACCTACTGATGTGTCTAAATGTTTTGGGCAATCATTCATATTTCAGCTGGTGTCAGATTGTTTTAAACTTTGAAGATAACCTGATTAGTGGGAAGTTATTCACAGTAAGGTACAGCACTTGTATTTGCACTTTGTGTGAGACAGGCTGATGCAAAATAAAAACTAATTTAGGCATACTTGTTGCTATATTCAGTGATCACGTTAGTGTGCTTTATGGAAGACAAGCATGTCTACTTTGATTGATTTAGTATTTACAATCAACTCTGTGTCACTATTTTAATCTGTAAAACAGGGTCACAGAAGATACATACCACTTCAGCAACCTACAGTACAACAAGTAATGATAGACACAATATCTGCTGGCCCTACAACTGTTATTCTCATAGGAGCACATACGAACTTTGCTATTTTTCTCATGACAAATCCACACCTAAAAAGAAATGTGGAGCACATGTACATTATGGGTGGTGGAGTGAGATCGAAGAACCCTACAGGTTGCTGTCCAAAAAATGCTACCACATCATGCACGCCAGAGCAGTGTGGTGACCATGGTAACTTGTTTACCAGTTACTCTACCAATCCAAATGCAGAATTCAACATATTCGGAGATCCTTTCGCCGCATACCAGGTATAAGCTTTACATTTGCAAGACAATATCTTTTGTACATCTTTCATGGAAGTTTGAAAGTGGATTTTGTAATTTCATTTCAACTCCTGCATTTCTTAATTTGGTCCCCTTTATCTCTTTTATCATTTACCTTTTATTTTGTCTACCCTCCACGACAAATTTTTTTGTGAGATTATAAATCACTTGTTAGTAGTCACTTTGTTACTCATTTTATTTTATGGTTAAGTGTGCTGTAAACTCTTTGGTACCTATATGTGCTTAATCTTGCATTCATAAAAGCCAGTAATGCATGAATCTATCTTCAGTTCATTTCAGCTGTAGTTAATTTCTCATATGCCACTGGGATAATGCCCAATCCGCCACCAAATAACTCACGCACCCTTTTAAGCCATCACTTTGCAAAAATTCTATCCCCTCCATGCCATTGCTGTCACTTCACTGTTAATTTAGCTACTGAGTAGAGCATAAAGGTCACTTTTGCTCATTATTTCCCAGAAATGATAACATAAAAGAAGATAGCCCCTCACTATGACACTACAACGAGATTCCTCTTGCTCTCATGCTTACACTTGGACCCCCATCAGAAATAGTCTTTTCTTCATTTATCCCCAAAGTTTATAATGATGGGCAAAGCGATCTTACATATTTGTTGGCAAATTGTGGACTGAAGAGCTAAGCAATAGCAtagaaggatttttttttcccaattaGCTAACATACAAACATCACCAGGTGTTTCATTCTGGCATTCCAATCACGCTTGTTCCTCTTGATGCGACCAATACAATTCCAATCAACGAAAAATTCTTCTACGAATTCAAACGTCATCAAAGTACGTATGAGGCACAATACTGTTTCAAGTCTTTAAAGATTGCTCGAGACACTTGGTTCAATGATAAATTCTATACAGTAAGTTCATGCCATTTACTTCATTTCATTTgcctcatgtttttttttgaaaaaaattcctGGTTATTTAATTTTTTCTTGTCTTTTCCTTGTTTAGAGCTATTTTATGTGGGACTCCTTTACTTCTGGTGTTGCCATCTCCAGCATGCGCAATGATAAGAAGGGTGAATTTGGAAATGATTTTGCTGAGCTTGAATATATGAACATTACAGTTATAACTTCAAACAAACCATATGATGTGCATGATGGTTCAAACCCATTATTTGATGGTCGTACAAATCCTAAGTTTGGTCTTCAAAAAGGCGGAGTTCATAGCGGTCATGT
This sequence is a window from Setaria italica strain Yugu1 chromosome III, Setaria_italica_v2.0, whole genome shotgun sequence. Protein-coding genes within it:
- the LOC101757009 gene encoding uncharacterized protein LOC101757009 isoform X4 produces the protein MVSGWTKKTTSLLRKWRAAAAVLVVVVAAVFVAGCVATEEAAPQRILLDTDMDTDDLLALLYILKQDRSEFDLKAVTINVNAWSDAGHAANHLYDILYMMGRDDIPVGVGGDDGISDSGTIHPNVGGYFPLIDQGMATFGGCRYRQAIPLEGGGRLDVNTNFGIRRGFLPQGHRRYIPLQQPTVQQVMIDTISAGPTTVILIGAHTNFAIFLMTNPHLKRNVEHMYIMGGGVRSKNPTGCCPKNATTSCTPEQCGDHGNLFTSYSTNPNAEFNIFGDPFAAYQVFHSGIPITLVPLDATNTIPINEKFFYEFKRHQSTYEAQYCFKSLKIARDTWFNDKFYTSYFMWDSFTSGVAISSMRNDKKGEFGNDFAELEYMNITVITSNKPYDVHDGSNPLFDGRTNPKFGLQKGGVHSGHVQTGIKDSFCHVKGSNKGRCEDGYTKEVSGPEAAHIRVATKAKLNVDKNSPLDREFFKSFLEALNVQENSGRFDFKAQFPFYREILYRPNFKHKNISRPVIVDMDMSPGDLISLIYLLKAPIEAIDVKGILVSGNGWANVASIDIIYDILHMMGRDDIPVGRGNTTALGTPSFGCDYVSIIPQGSGGLIDSDTLYGLARSLPRSPRRYTAENSVKHGAPRNTDHPELRQPLAFEVWHSIKEQLDPSEKITILTNGPLTNLANIVLSDRDASSLIEKVYVVGGHIRDENDSKGNVFTVPSNRYAEFNMFLDPLAAKTILESSLDIALIPLSSQRRAASFPSILEALMHADHTPESSFVHHLLLLLHDLQLKHRLYRHMVNLNLPNCQSNVRGVS